Proteins found in one Miscanthus floridulus cultivar M001 chromosome 4, ASM1932011v1, whole genome shotgun sequence genomic segment:
- the LOC136552712 gene encoding actin-binding protein wsp1-like gives MDFSGGGGGRSRPEPARWLEIAGKLLAARDLVGCKRLAERAVEADPDLPGADELLAVADVLLASQRLLPSGRPDPVAVLQLLPAPGLDPAAAKRSFHRLSQLVSSPRNPRPAADTALHFIQEAFADLSNNASADPPPAPAAAPPIPAPAPAPAAAPPPIPAPAPASGDASASADADAFWTVCPYCCHVYQYQRALVGRALRCQSAGCRRAFVATEIPNAPPIVPGTDMYYCAWGFFPMGFPKAADLSTNWRPFCPMFPGNSESPPQPAPAVTVNVDVQNVENNDGADVQNVENNGGPINANSTPASVQPPDKSGDTGRAAGPSRGRMKKTTARKKVGAVPKKQGSSSVGSGIGPSMLGADSLNGDARSGQTVGTREININEVAKPTDSTTMLNFGGDEDIGFDLDVDATDAILGNLHNLPFLRDDDNNRRMF, from the coding sequence ATGGATttctccggtggcggcggcggccgcagcCGCCCCGAGCCGGCCCGGTGGCTGGAGATCGCCGGGAAGCTCCTCGCCGCGCGGGACCTGGTCGGCTGCAAGCGACTGGCggagcgcgcggtggaggctGACCCGGACCTCCCGGGTGCGGACGAGctcctcgccgtcgccgacgTCCTCCTCGCCTCCCAGCGCCTGCTCCCATCTGGCCGCCCCGATCCGGTCGCCGTGCTCCAGTTACTGCCCGCCCCCGGCCTTGACCCCGCCGCCGCCAAGCGCTCCTTCCACCGCCTCTCGCAGCTCGTGTCTTCCCCGCGTAACCCCCGTCCCGCCGCGGACACCGCCCTCCACTTCATCCAAGAAGCCTTCGCTGACCTCTCCAACAACGCATCCGCTGATCCACCGCCTGCTCCTGCTGCCGCTCCTCCTATTCCTGCTCCTGCTCCAGCTCCtgctgccgctcctcctcctaTTCCTGCCCCTGCTCCTGCTTCTGGGGACGCCTCGGCCTCGGCTGATGCCGATGCGTTCTGGACGGTGTGCCCCTACTGCTGCCATGTGTACCAGTACCAGCGCGCGCTGGTGGGGCGCGCGCTCAGGTGCCAGAGCGCCGGGTGCAGGCGGGCGTTCGTGGCCACCGAGATCCCTAACGCCCCGCCTATTGTGCCCGGCACCGACATGTACTACTGCGCGTGGGGGTTCTTCCCCATGGGTTTCCCTAAGGCAGCCGATTTGAGCACCAACTGGAGGCCATTTTGCCCCATGTTTCCTGGGAATTCTGAATCTCCGCCGCAGCCAGCACCTGCGGTGACTGTGAATGTTGATGTGCAGAATGTTGAGAATAATGACGGTGCTGATGTACAAAATGTTGAGAATAATGGCGGACCCATTAACGCCAATTCAACGCCAGCAAGTGTGCAGCCCCCAGATAAGAGTGGTGACACTGGCCGTGCAGCAGGTCCATCTAGAGGAAGGATGAAGAAGACAACAGCCCGCAAGAAGGTTGGTGCTGTGCCCAAGAAGCAAGGTTCCAGTAGCGTGGGAAGTGGCATTGGGCCATCTATGCTTGGGGCAGATTCGTTGAATGGGGATGCAAGAAGTGGGCAGACAGTGGGTACTAGAGAGATCAACATAAATGAGGTGGCAAAGCCAACTGATAGCACCACAATGCTGAATTTTGGCGGGGATGAGGATATCGGGTTTGATTTGGATGTTGATGCAACTGATGCTATATTGGGGAATTTGCACAACCTACCATTCTTGAGGGACGATGACAATAACAGAAGGATGTTTTAG
- the LOC136549127 gene encoding uncharacterized protein, translating into MEGNNESAEIAPSTTASVLKELSGTREEVERAREAAVQAWLASMPLGEELERLRANLAAAKNRLAAMAAEIPLLKSQIESTNGAIATRQEATVRKKAAAEDLRRHVDGARAKLRRLRAEVAASRGAKDALEQRVLVRRQAARALQLAESAIAAEAHALAWSEAAASELAARARVDGDGDEEDPHYDVVAMPARKLEELRRLVEADERKAEARVEEAEAARRAVKARRAAAVARLDAARAKRRVAAEAVLRRRANGDDGRGTRARSALVPKSRSGRSCFEVKKLRRFLCNLTKD; encoded by the coding sequence ATGGAAGGCAACAACGAATCAGCGGAGATCGCCCCGAGCACAACCGCCAGTGTCCTCAAGGAGCTGTCGGGGACCAGAGAGGAGGTGGAGCGCGCCCGCGAGGCGGCGGTGCAGGCGTGGCTGGCGTCCATGCCGCTCGGCGAGGAGCTGGAGCGGCTCCGCGCCAACCTGGCCGCGGCCAAGAACCGCCTCGCCGCGATGGCAGCCGAGATACCGCTGCTCAAGTCGCAGATCGAGTCCACGAACGGCGCGATCGCCACGAGGCAGGAGGCGACGGTGAGGAAGAAGGCCGCCGCGGAGGACCTCCGCCGGCACGTCGACGGAGCGCGCGCCAAGCTCCGGCGGCTGCGCGCGGAGGTCGCGGCATCGAGGGGCGCCAAGGACGCGTTGGAGCAGCGGGTGCTCGTCCGGCGCCAGGCCGCGCGCGCGCTTCAGCTGGCCGAGAGCGCCATCGCGGCGGAGGCCCACGCGCTGGCGTGGTCCGAGGCCGCGGCCTCCGAGCTGGCTGCGCGCGCGCgcgtcgacggcgacggcgacgaggaGGACCCCCACTACGACGTCGTGGCGATGCCGGCGCGGAAGCTCGAGGAGCTACGCAGGCTCGTGGAGGCCGACGAGCGGAAGGCCGAGGCGCGCGTCGAGGAGGCCGAGGCGGCGCGGCGCGCGGTGAAGGCGCGAAGAGCGGCCGCCGTGGCGAGGCTGGACGCAGCGCGCGCCAAGAGGCGAGTGGCCGCTGAGGCCGTGCTTCGTCGCCGCGCGAACGGGGACGATGGCCGCGGCACGCGGGCGAGGAGCGCGCTGGTCCCGAAGAGCCGGAGCGGGAGGTCGTGCTTCGAGGTGAAGAAGCTGCGGAGGTTCCTGTGCAACCTAACCAAGGATTGA
- the LOC136549126 gene encoding patatin-like protein 1, translating to MDIVMDDVNVYDGLWTMDLVNETLTNVVIPAFDVKNLQPTIFSTFDAQIRPLKNALLSDVCISTSAAPTYLPAHFFQTRDDAGNTRNFNLIDGGVAANNPTMVTINQITRKMIVDKQEIFPGGPTDYDKFLVISIGTGSAKGAL from the exons atggatattgtcatggatgatgtgaATGTatatgatggattatggacaatggattt GGTGAACGAGACTCTCACCAACGTCGTCATCCCGGCCTTCGACGTCAAGAACCTCCAGCCCACCATCTTCTCCACCTTCGAT GCTCAGATCCGGCCTCTGAAGAACGCGCTCCTCTCGGACGTTTGCATCAGCACGTCAGCCGCGCCGACGTACCTCCCCGCCCACTTCTTCCAGACCAGGGACGACGCCGGCAACACCCGCAACTTCAACCTCATCGACGGCGGCGTCGCCGCCAACAACCCA ACAATGGTGACGATCAACCAGATAACCCGGAAGATGATCGTGGACAAGCAGGAGATCTTCCCGGGGGGCCCGACGGACTACGACAAGTTCCTGGTGATCTCCATCGGGACCGGCTCGGCCAAGGGCGCGTTGTGA